The proteins below come from a single Streptomyces tubercidicus genomic window:
- a CDS encoding DJ-1/PfpI family protein: MQLAILLYDRFTALDAIGPYDTLSRVPGVETVFVAERTGPHRNDLGSLGLVAEATLDEVTAPDILVVPGGPGQLAHMTDGPLQEWIRAVDAHTTWTTSVCTGSLILAAAGLLKGRRATSHWLALDQLPGFGAEPTGERVVFDGKYVTAAGVSSGIDMGLTLAGRIAGDTVAQTIQLGIEYDPQPPYDAGSPEKAPAEVTAKLRQGSRDVLMGEA; the protein is encoded by the coding sequence ATGCAGCTCGCGATCCTTCTCTACGACCGCTTCACCGCACTGGACGCCATCGGCCCCTACGACACCCTCAGCCGGGTGCCGGGAGTGGAGACGGTGTTCGTCGCCGAACGCACCGGCCCGCACCGCAACGACCTCGGCTCGCTCGGACTGGTCGCCGAGGCGACGCTGGACGAGGTCACCGCGCCGGACATCCTGGTCGTGCCGGGCGGCCCGGGGCAGCTCGCGCACATGACGGACGGCCCGCTGCAGGAGTGGATCCGCGCCGTGGACGCCCACACCACCTGGACCACCTCGGTATGCACCGGCTCGCTGATCCTCGCCGCCGCCGGTCTGCTCAAGGGGCGCCGGGCGACCTCCCACTGGCTGGCGCTGGACCAGCTGCCCGGCTTCGGTGCCGAGCCGACCGGGGAGCGGGTGGTCTTCGACGGCAAGTACGTGACGGCGGCCGGCGTCTCGTCCGGTATCGACATGGGGCTGACGCTGGCCGGCCGGATCGCCGGGGACACCGTGGCCCAGACGATCCAGCTCGGCATCGAGTACGACCCGCAGCCGCCCTACGACGCGGGCTCCCCGGAGAAGGCACCGGCCGAGGTCACCGCGAAACTGCGGCAGGGGAGCCGGGACGTGCTGATGGGGGAGGCGTAG